In Bradyrhizobium sp. CCBAU 051011, the following are encoded in one genomic region:
- a CDS encoding mechanosensitive ion channel family protein — MDMALKEIIEFLQSTARSVGAEVTSPWFYLQFGLMLTAAGIAYAADAAIRARVDMTSLAMRWPLPLRHFVRVLVGSASTAVFAVLVIAERVTMYHLTWPSRSYLLMVAAKLALAWLVIRLVTSVIRNAFIVKLVSITAWFVAALSILGQLDPAAETLDSFAIEIGGLRLTPLLLIKAGALLIAALWLTNIASNFIESRITRASDLTPSVQVLLVKIIRIGLMVVAIAIALGTVGINLSALAVFTGAAGVGIGLGLQKIVANFISGIILLADKSVKPGDLVTIGDSSGRISAMKTRYISVAAGDGREFLIPNEDLVTQKVVNWTYTDKNTLVKVLFSTNYDADPRLVCKLAIEVAAAAPRAIKNKPPNCIITEFAEAGMKFSLTFWIADPDGMDNVKSEVMLALWDAFKREGIRVPYPVREIRVRGGALPVEQVVEVSG; from the coding sequence ATGGACATGGCCCTGAAGGAAATCATTGAGTTTCTGCAATCGACTGCGCGATCGGTCGGCGCAGAGGTCACCTCGCCATGGTTCTATCTGCAGTTCGGGCTGATGCTGACCGCCGCCGGCATCGCCTATGCGGCGGATGCGGCGATCCGCGCGCGGGTCGACATGACCTCGCTGGCGATGCGCTGGCCGTTGCCGCTCCGGCATTTCGTCCGCGTGCTGGTCGGCAGCGCCTCGACCGCGGTGTTCGCCGTCCTGGTGATCGCGGAGCGCGTCACGATGTACCACCTGACGTGGCCAAGCCGCAGCTATCTTCTGATGGTCGCCGCCAAGCTGGCGCTGGCGTGGCTCGTGATCCGGCTCGTGACTTCGGTGATCCGCAACGCCTTCATCGTCAAGCTGGTGTCGATAACGGCATGGTTTGTCGCGGCGCTGAGTATCCTTGGGCAACTCGACCCGGCCGCGGAAACACTGGACTCGTTTGCGATCGAGATCGGCGGCTTGCGGCTGACGCCGCTGCTGCTGATCAAGGCTGGCGCACTGCTGATCGCGGCGCTTTGGCTGACCAACATCGCCAGCAACTTCATCGAAAGCAGGATTACCCGCGCCAGCGACCTGACGCCGTCGGTCCAGGTGCTGCTGGTCAAGATTATCCGCATCGGACTGATGGTGGTGGCGATCGCGATCGCGCTCGGTACTGTCGGCATCAACCTTTCGGCGCTAGCGGTTTTTACCGGCGCGGCCGGCGTCGGCATCGGTCTGGGCTTGCAGAAGATCGTCGCCAATTTCATCTCGGGCATCATCCTGCTGGCGGACAAATCCGTGAAACCCGGCGACCTCGTCACCATCGGCGACAGTTCGGGCCGGATCAGCGCGATGAAGACGCGCTACATCTCGGTCGCCGCCGGCGACGGCCGCGAGTTCCTGATCCCGAACGAGGATCTGGTGACGCAGAAGGTCGTGAACTGGACCTACACCGACAAGAATACGCTGGTGAAGGTGCTGTTCAGCACCAATTACGACGCCGATCCGCGCCTCGTCTGCAAGCTGGCGATCGAGGTTGCGGCAGCCGCCCCGCGCGCCATCAAGAACAAGCCGCCGAACTGCATCATCACCGAGTTCGCCGAAGCCGGCATGAAATTTTCGCTGACCTTCTGGATCGCCGACCCCGACGGCATGGACAACGTCAAGAGCGAGGTGATGCTGGCGCTGTGGGACGCGTTCAAGCGCGAGGGCATCCGCGTTCCCTATCCGGTCCGCGAAATCCGCGTCCGCGGCGGCGCGCTGCCGGTCGAGCAGGTGGTGGAGGTTTCCGGCTAG
- a CDS encoding potassium/proton antiporter encodes MASLDSVSIAIFLGAILVMAGILSSLLALRFGAPLLLVFLGIGMLAGDAGPGQLNYNDVRTTYLVGSVALALILFDGGLRTKFQSIRTVLAPSMVLATIGVLLTALVTAPVARYVLDLNWTESLLVGAVVASTDAAAVFLLVHTQGLRLRPRVGATLEAESGTNDPFAIFLTLMLVEFISIGQSSPGHVVFELAREGLLGAVIGVIGGRLVVLALNRVALPQGLHAPFVTTAALVIFGVAQIAHASGFLAVYLAGIIIGNRPTRAHNSVITFLDAATWLAQIVMFVLLGLLSSPQRLLDSVGPAVIVALVLMLAARPIAVFLCLVPFRFNWREKIFIAWTGLRGAVAIFLASIPMLVGLPKAYLYFDVAFVVVIISLLLQGWTLAPAARWLHVALPRVDRGPRRVELDLPGQLEQQLVGYPVRPKSLYFRRGLLPSWSKPTLVIREERILSPAEADPVAAGDYIYLLAPPEKAEALDRFFVDMAPSSAPDPHLLGDFMVSGEHTLGELAQIYGVSAGEEHATLTLADYFDIHLDHAPKVGAELVLDPIVLVARSISGGRVNVVGLRLPEDEEQAVPLTRRQKARRKLAEIWSSVAGV; translated from the coding sequence ATGGCTTCTCTCGACTCGGTCAGCATCGCCATCTTTCTGGGCGCCATTCTGGTGATGGCGGGCATCCTGTCGAGCCTGCTCGCGTTGCGCTTCGGGGCGCCCTTGCTGCTGGTGTTCCTTGGGATCGGCATGCTGGCGGGCGATGCCGGGCCGGGCCAGCTCAACTACAACGACGTCCGCACCACCTATCTGGTGGGGTCGGTGGCACTGGCGCTGATCCTGTTCGATGGCGGCTTGCGAACGAAATTTCAGAGCATCCGCACCGTGCTGGCGCCCTCGATGGTGCTGGCGACGATCGGCGTATTGCTTACCGCGCTGGTGACCGCGCCGGTCGCCAGATATGTGCTTGATCTCAACTGGACCGAGTCGCTTCTGGTCGGCGCGGTGGTGGCCTCGACCGATGCAGCCGCGGTATTTCTGCTCGTCCACACCCAGGGCCTGCGTCTTCGCCCCCGTGTCGGGGCGACGCTGGAGGCGGAATCCGGCACCAACGATCCGTTCGCGATCTTCCTCACTTTGATGCTGGTCGAATTCATTTCGATCGGTCAAAGCTCACCCGGACATGTCGTATTCGAACTCGCCCGCGAGGGCCTGCTCGGCGCCGTGATCGGCGTGATCGGCGGCCGCCTGGTGGTACTGGCGCTCAATCGGGTGGCGCTGCCGCAGGGCCTGCATGCGCCCTTCGTCACCACGGCCGCGCTGGTGATCTTCGGCGTGGCGCAGATCGCGCATGCCTCGGGCTTTCTCGCAGTCTATCTCGCCGGCATCATCATCGGCAATCGGCCGACGCGCGCGCATAATTCGGTGATCACCTTTTTGGATGCCGCGACCTGGCTGGCGCAGATCGTGATGTTCGTCCTGCTCGGGCTGCTCTCGTCGCCGCAACGGCTGCTGGACAGCGTAGGGCCGGCGGTGATCGTGGCACTGGTGCTGATGCTGGCGGCGCGGCCAATCGCGGTGTTCCTGTGCTTGGTGCCGTTCCGCTTCAACTGGCGCGAAAAAATCTTCATCGCCTGGACCGGCCTGCGTGGCGCGGTCGCAATCTTCCTCGCCTCGATCCCGATGCTGGTCGGATTGCCAAAGGCCTACCTCTATTTCGACGTCGCCTTTGTCGTGGTCATCATCTCGCTGTTGCTGCAGGGCTGGACGCTGGCGCCGGCGGCGCGCTGGCTGCATGTAGCGTTGCCGCGCGTGGACCGCGGTCCCAGGCGCGTCGAGCTCGATCTACCCGGCCAGCTCGAGCAGCAGCTGGTCGGCTATCCCGTGCGTCCGAAAAGCCTCTATTTCCGGCGCGGGTTGCTGCCATCCTGGTCCAAGCCGACGCTGGTGATCCGCGAGGAACGGATTCTCTCTCCCGCCGAGGCCGATCCGGTTGCCGCGGGGGATTACATCTATCTGCTGGCGCCGCCGGAAAAGGCCGAGGCGCTGGACCGTTTCTTTGTCGACATGGCGCCGAGTTCGGCGCCCGACCCGCATCTGCTCGGCGATTTCATGGTTTCCGGCGAGCATACCCTCGGCGAACTGGCCCAGATCTACGGCGTATCGGCCGGCGAAGAGCATGCCACGCTGACGCTGGCGGATTATTTCGACATTCATCTCGATCATGCGCCGAAGGTGGGCGCCGAGCTCGTGCTCGATCCGATCGTGCTGGTCGCTCGCAGCATCAGCGGTGGCCGGGTCAATGTGGTCGGCCTGCGCCTGCCTGAGGATGAGGAGCAGGCCGTGCCGCTGACGCGCAGGCAGAAGGCCAGGCGCAAGTTGGCGGAGATCTGGTCGTCGGTCGCCGGGGTTTGA
- a CDS encoding dodecin, with amino-acid sequence MKDHVYKILDLVGSSEKSIEDAIQNAITRASKTIREMKWFEVVQTRGHIENGSVRHYQVTLRVGFTLEE; translated from the coding sequence ATGAAGGATCACGTGTACAAGATCCTCGATCTCGTAGGGTCTTCCGAAAAAAGCATCGAGGACGCGATTCAGAACGCCATTACCCGTGCGTCAAAAACCATTCGCGAAATGAAATGGTTCGAAGTCGTGCAGACCAGAGGCCATATCGAAAACGGATCTGTTCGCCACTACCAGGTCACCTTGAGGGTTGGATTTACCCTGGAAGAGTAA
- a CDS encoding glycine reductase: MSGPSDDQLGFAPDYDSPVPYMQRTRDYYAAIGYTTPYRWAHYVDAPFQPLKKPLAQSRVTIVTTAAQYDPAKGDQGPGAAYNGSAKFYTVYDGDTSKQHDLRISHIGYDRKHTTATDSGTWFPLPQLLKAKAAGRIGEVAPRFFGAPTNRSHRVTIDVDAPDILARCLADQVDVAVIVPNCPVCHQTSALVARHLEANGIATVVMGCAKDIVEFAAAPRFLFSDFPLGNSAGKPHDVESQAQTLELALRLLESAPGARTTMQSPLRWSEDASWKLDYNNIAQMSPEELARRRAEFDKQKEIARGNRAA, encoded by the coding sequence ATGTCCGGCCCGTCAGACGATCAACTCGGCTTTGCACCCGATTACGATTCTCCTGTCCCCTATATGCAGCGCACGCGCGACTACTATGCTGCGATCGGCTACACCACGCCCTACCGCTGGGCGCACTATGTCGATGCGCCGTTTCAGCCGCTGAAGAAGCCGCTGGCGCAGTCACGCGTCACCATCGTCACGACCGCCGCGCAATATGATCCCGCCAAGGGCGATCAGGGACCCGGCGCCGCCTATAATGGCAGCGCGAAATTTTACACTGTCTATGACGGCGACACCTCGAAGCAGCACGATTTGCGGATCTCCCATATCGGCTACGACCGCAAGCACACTACGGCCACCGACAGCGGCACTTGGTTTCCGCTGCCGCAGCTTTTGAAGGCGAAGGCCGCAGGACGGATAGGCGAAGTCGCGCCGCGCTTCTTTGGCGCGCCGACCAATCGCAGCCATCGCGTCACCATCGATGTCGACGCGCCCGACATCCTCGCCCGTTGCCTCGCCGATCAGGTCGATGTCGCGGTGATCGTTCCGAACTGTCCGGTCTGTCACCAGACGTCAGCGCTGGTGGCGCGCCATCTCGAAGCCAACGGGATCGCCACCGTCGTGATGGGTTGCGCCAAGGATATCGTCGAGTTCGCGGCCGCGCCCCGTTTCCTGTTTTCGGATTTCCCGCTCGGCAATTCCGCGGGCAAGCCGCATGACGTGGAGTCGCAGGCGCAGACGCTGGAGCTGGCGCTGCGGCTGTTGGAGTCTGCACCCGGCGCGCGCACCACGATGCAGTCGCCGCTGCGCTGGAGCGAGGATGCTTCCTGGAAGCTCGACTACAACAACATCGCCCAGATGAGTCCGGAAGAGCTGGCGCGGCGTCGCGCCGAGTTCGACAAGCAGAAAGAGATCGCGCGCGGCAACCGGGCAGCGTGA